Proteins encoded by one window of Anoplopoma fimbria isolate UVic2021 breed Golden Eagle Sablefish chromosome 23, Afim_UVic_2022, whole genome shotgun sequence:
- the LOC129112301 gene encoding E3 ubiquitin-protein ligase TRIM21-like produces MAKLNEELWKTLQDLKEDEFEHFKWFLKQNDILEGFSGIPVAQLEKAKRQDTVDLMVQKYQGPGALERTMKVLEKISRNDLVQRLQSFSIDVAQTEEIQGKNPDLKWVKQFADVTLDPDTAHPNLISPVCPGGQKEDHERKKAELMRIQQFAVEVTLDPDTAHPNLILSGDGKQVHHGDVRKTLPDNPERFCRCVNILGKKGFTSGKSYFEVQVKQKTAWALGVANESIKRRENITAKPKNGYWTIMLTGRDEYSANSDDPVSLSLNSPPQKVGVFVDYQEGLVSFYDVDAAHLLYSFTGCSFTEKLYPFFTPFTNDRGINSAPLIISPVNRPLNFKKNAFGYQTQYERKKAELMRIQQFAVEVTLDPETAHPNLILSGDGKQVHHGDVRKTLPDNPERFFRCVNILGKQGFTSGKSYFEVQVKQKTSWTVGVANESISRGTNIKLSPEDGYWTMWLRNEDEYVANDDRPVHLSLSHHPEKVGVFVDYDKGLVSFYDVDAADLLYSFTGCSFTEKIYPFFSPSTNNGGINSAPLILCPVNQSD; encoded by the exons ATGGCGAAACTTAATGAGGAGCTCTGGAAAACTCTTCAGGACTTAAAAGAAGACGAGTTTGAGCATTTCAAGTGGTTCTTGAAGCAGAATGACATCCTGGAAGGCTTTTCAGGCATCCCAGTGGCTCAGCTGGAGAAAGCGAAAAGACAGGACACGGTGGATCTAATGGTTCAGAAATATCAGGGTCCTGGAGCTCTGGAGAGAACCATGAAGGTTTTAGAAAAGATCAGCAGGAATGATCTGGTGCAACGTCTCCAAAGTTTCAGTATTG ATGTCGCCCAAACAGAAGAGATTCAAGGAAAGAACCCCGATCTAAAGTGGGTCAAACAATTTGCAGATGTGACTCTGGATCCTGACACAGCTCATCCGAACCTCATCTCTCCCGTCTGTCCTGGTGGTCAAAAAGAAGATCATGAAAGAAAGAAGGCTGAGCTGATGAGGATCCAGCAGTTTGCAGTGGAGGTGACTCTGGATCCTGATACAGCTCATCCCAACCTCATCCTGTCTGGTGATGGGAAACAAGTCCATCACGGTGATGTGAGGAAGACACTACCAGACAACCCTGAGAGATTCTGCAGATGTGTGAATATCTTAGGAAAGAAGGGTTTCACTTCAGGAAAATCTTACTTTGAGGTTCAGGTTAAACAAAAGACTGCCTGGGCTTTGGGAGTGGCCAACGAGTCCAtcaagagaagagaaaatatcACAGCAAAGCCCAAGAATGGCTACTGGACTATAATGTTGACAGGTAGAGATGAGTACAGTGCTAATAGTGATGAtccggtctctctctctctgaatagCCCTCCTCAGAAGGTGGGAGTGTTTGTAGATTATCaggagggtctggtctccttttaCGATGTAGATGCTGCACATCTTCTCTACTCCTTTACCGGCTGCTCCTTCACTGAGAAGCTCTACCCATTCTTTACTCCTTTTACTAACGACCGTGGTATAAACTCCGCCCCTCTGATAATCTCTCCCGTCAATCGCCCGCTGAACTTTAAGAAGAATGCCTTTGGTTACCAGACACAATATGAAAGAAAGAAGGCTGAGCTGATGAGGATCCAGCAGTTTGCAGTGGAGGTGACTCTGGATCCTGAAACAGCTCATCCCAACCTCATCCTGTCTGGTGATGGGAAACAAGTCCATCACGGTGATGTGAGGAAGACACTACCAGACAACCCTGAGAGATTCTTCAGATGTGTGAATATCTTAGGAAAGCAGGGTTTCACTTCAGGAAAATCTTACTTTGAGGTTCAGGTTAAACAAAAGACTAGCTGGACTGTAGGAGTGGCCAACGAGTCCATCAGCAGAGGGACAAACATCAAACTGAGTCCTGAAGATGGCTATTGGACGATGTGGTTGAGGAATGAAGACGAGTATGTAGCTAATGATGACCGACCAGTGCATCTCTCTCTGAGTCACCATCCTGAGAAGGTTGGGGTGTTTGTGGATTACGATAagggtctggtctccttttaCGATGTAGATGCTGCAGATCTTCTCTACTCCTTTACCGGCTGCTCCTTCACTGAAAAAATCTACCCATTCTTCAGTCCCAGTACTAACAACGGTGGTATAAACTCCGCCCCCTTGATCCTTTGTCCTGTCAATCAAAGCGATTAA
- the LOC129112302 gene encoding pyrin-like isoform X2: MVQKYPRTGALERTMSILEEISRNDLKQRLFNTLNSRRKELKNHDSAPLNCEYGRMKSKLEKTEDEIKLMIQERQKKILEINSSEEFNSKSADRHIADSEQVYAVMQQSVIDSLAHLNLAIKEKRETTKKQAKGFIQELEQEISELTKRGAEVEQLSRTPDHPDFLQNFSSLNAIPPTKNWTEVSVTPASYGGSVGAAVNQLVETLSKEKEKLIAKFKLRRVQQFAKDVTLDPDTANANLILSDDGKKVYCGDAIQNLPDNPEIFNRAINVLGKESFSSGRFYYEVQVKGKTSWDLGVVKETVNRKGSISASPDNGYWTICLRKGNQYNAHAVNLTVKNQPEKVGVFVDYDKGLVCFYDVDSEDLIHCFTDCSFTEKLYPFFSPGRHFDGKNATPLIISPVNYND, translated from the exons ATGGTGCAAAAATACCCCCGCACTGGAGCTCTGGAGAGAACCATGAGCATTTTAGAGGAGATCAGCAGGAATGATCTGAAGCAGCGTTTGTTCAACACTCTTAACTCAAGACGAAAAG AACTCAAGAACCATGACTCTGCTCCTCTCAATTGTGAATATGGAAGAATGAAGTCCAAGCTTGAGAAGACAGAGGATGAAATCAAGCTGATGATccaggagagacagaagaaaatcTTGGAAATCAACAGCTCAGAAGAGTTCAACAGTAaatctgcagacagacacatcGCAGACAGTGAGCAGGTCTATGCTGTTATGCAGCAGTCTGTCATAGACAGTCTGGCTCATCTCAATTTGGCAATTAAAGAAAAGCGGGAAACGACAAAGAAACAGGCCAAAGGATTCATCCAAGAGCTGGAGCAGGAAATCTCCGAGCTGACAAAGAGAGGTGctgaggtggagcagctctcacGCACCCCGGACCACCCTGACTTCCTGCAAAACTTCTCATCCCTGAATGCTATTCCACCCACCAAGAACTGGACAGAAGTCAGCGTCACTCCGGCATCATATGGGGGAAGTGTGGGGGCCGCTGTGAATCAACTGGTGGAAACACTCagtaaagagaaggagaaattGATCGCCAAATTCAAACTGAGAAGGGTCCAGCAGTTTGCTAAGGATGTGACTTTGGATCCTGATACAGCAAACGCCAATCTCATATTGTCTGACGATGGGAAAAAAGTTTACTGTGGTGACGCAATACAAAACCTCCCAGACAACCCAGAAATATTTAATCGTGCTATAAATGTATTAGGAAAGGAGAGTTTCTCTTCAGGGAGGTTTTACTACGAGGTTCAGGTTAAAGGAAAGACTTCCTGGGATTTAGGAGTCGTCAAAGAGACGGTCAACAGGAAGGGGTCCATCTCAGCAAGCCCCGACAATGGCTACTGGACTATATGTTTAAGGAAAGGAAATCAGTACAACGCTCATGCTGTCAATCTCACTGTAAAAAATCAGCCAGAGAAGGTGGGCGTGTTTGTGGATTATGATAAGGGTTTAGTGTGCTTCTATGACGTAGACTCTGAAGACCTTATCCACTGCTTTACTGACTGTTccttcactgagaaactctaCCCATTCTTTAGTCCCGGTAGACATTTCGATGGAAAAAACGCCACCCCTCTGATCATCTCTCCTGTCAATTACAACGATTAG
- the LOC129112304 gene encoding F-box only protein 15-like yields the protein MLTCQSQENFMERLPSEILLKILSYLDASSLSSISLVSKTFHQLADDDVIWHKIYMSDFGSQTWRPKSSSVDAALKVDPVVTVGEDRSAGRWKKMYFRTAAGQDVNKWRREMKDVSPYTGLPRRTESVLRNLNVSWELTLCCCSGQQITMEPSRAYFFESSAIVHFNGGRFLRYYQIRNIQLYGVRRETPKSPEAKRPGWRSLIWKLDVKTRHGWFFGNDSLVRLRHLQPGVTIGTWRGEDTVAFIMVTLHFHKLVEKSLLGSPVCPYSEPVHLLPVDNSDPEFGLHGYSLHFVLHNTGTKIMSGHFHQLCCRRVQIRGGLVELRVINRNNLSQHRSLSGNIKLPWRSETLEGSVENCCIMTLTLLDEFQKPFWCVSSSVFVVRAKMALSLDYGGELFLMHFHDPEGRVKMKLVWLKEQKQFFVISLVVFVPVVKVNKHFSTAY from the exons ATGCTAACTTGTCAATCTCAAGAAAACTTTATGGAAAG ACTTCCATCTGAGATCCTGCTAAAGATTCTGTCGTACCTGGACGCCTCCTCGCTGTCCAGCATCAGCCTCGTCAGCAAGACCTTCCACCAGCTTGCCGACGATGA TGTCATATGGCATAAGATTTACATGTCAGATTTTGGGAGTCAAACATGGAGGCCAAAGTCGTCGTCGGTGGATGCGGCGCTGAAGGTCGACCCGGTGGTGACGGTGGGGGAGGATCGGTCGGCGGGCCGCTGGAAGAAGATGTACTTCAGGACCGCGGCTGGACAGGATGTGAACaagtggaggagggagatgaaggaCGTCAGCCCGTACACCGGTTTACCCCGGAGGACGGAGTCGGTCCTCAG GAACTTGAACGTGAGCTGGGAGCTGACGTTGTGTTGTTGTTCGGGGCAGCAGATCACGATGGAGCCGAGCCGAGCGTACTTCTTTGAGTCCTCCGCCATCGTTCACTTCAACGGAGGACGCTTCCTCAGATACTATCAGATCAGAAACATCCAGCTGTACGGAGTCAGGAGGGAGACACCGAAGAGCCCCGAAGCCAAGAG GCCCGGCTGGCGCTCTCTGATCTGGAAGCTGGACGTGAAGACTCGGCACGGTTGGTTCTTTGGCAACGACAGCCTCGTCAGGTTGAGGCATCTACAGCCGGGAGTCACCATAGGAACCTGGAGG GGTGAAGACACCGTCGCCTTCATCATGGTCACCCTTCACTTCCACAAGCTGGTGGAGAAAAGTCTGCTTGGATCTCCAGTCTG CCCGTACTCTGAACCCGTCCACCTTCTTCCTGTGGATAACTCGGACCCTGAGTTTGGTCTCCATGGTTACTCGCTGCACTTCGTCCTGCACAACACCGGCACCAAGATCATGTCGGGACACTTCCACCAGCTCTGCTGTCGAAGAG TTCAGATCCGCGGCGGTCTGGTGGAGCTGAGAGTCATCAACAGGAACAACTTGTCTCAGCACAGATCGCTGTCTGGAAACATCAAGCTGCCCTGGAGGAGCGAGACTCTGGAGGGTTCGGTGGAG AACTGCTGCATCATGACGCTGACTCTGCTGGACGAGTTCCAGAAACCCTTCTGGTGCGTCAGCTCGTCCGTTTTCGTGGTCCGGGCCAAGATGGCGCTGTCCCTCGACTACGGCGGCGAGCTCTTCCTGATGCATTTCCACGACCCCGAAGGTCGGGTGAAGATGAAGCTGGTCTGGCTGAAGGAGCAGAAGCAGTTCTTCGTCATCAGCCTCGTCGTCTTCGTTCCTGTCGTCAAAGTCAACAAGCACTTCAGCACGGCGTACTGA
- the LOC129112303 gene encoding pyrin-like, with the protein MMAAHDLWKTLEDLSEEQFKQFKWFLKQDDIPKGFSAIAVARLEGADRQDTVDLMVQKYPRTGALERTMSILEEISRNDLKQRLFNTLNSRRKELKNHDSAPLNCEYGRMKSKLEKTEDEIKLMIQERQKKILEINSSEEFNSKSADRHIADSEQVYAVMQQSVIDSLAHLNLAIKEKRETTKKQAKGFIQELEQEISELTKRGAEVEQLSRTPDHPDFLQNFSSLNAIPPTKNWTEVSVTPASYGGSVGAAVNQLVETLSKEKEKLIAKFKLRRVQQFAKDVTLDPDTANANLILSDDGKKVYCGDAIQNLPDNPEIFNRAINVLGKESFSSGRFYYEVQVKGKTSWDLGVVKETVNRKGSISASPDNGYWTICLRKGNQYNAHAVNLTVKNQPEKVGVFVDYDKGLVCFYDVDSEDLIHRFTDCSFTEKLYPFFSPGRHFDGKNATPLIISPVNYND; encoded by the exons ATGATGGCAGCTCATGACCTTTGGAAAACTCTGGAGGACCTTTCAGAAGAACAGTTCAAGCAGTTCAAGTGGTTCCTGAAGCAAGATGACATCCCTAAAGGTTTCTCAGCCATCGCCGTGGCCCGGCTGGAgggggcagacagacaggacacgGTGGATCTGATGGTGCAAAAATACCCCCGCACTGGAGCTCTGGAGAGAACCATGAGCATTTTAGAGGAGATCAGCAGGAATGATCTGAAGCAGCGTTTGTTCAACACTCTTAACTCAAGACGAAAAG AACTCAAGAACCATGACTCTGCTCCTCTCAATTGTGAATATGGAAGAATGAAGTCCAAGCTTGAGAAGACAGAGGATGAAATCAAGCTGATGATccaggagagacagaagaaaatcTTGGAAATCAACAGCTCAGAAGAGTTCAACAGTAaatctgcagacagacacatcGCAGACAGTGAGCAGGTCTATGCTGTTATGCAGCAGTCTGTCATAGACAGTCTGGCTCATCTCAATTTGGCAATTAAAGAAAAGCGGGAAACGACAAAGAAACAGGCCAAAGGATTCATCCAAGAGCTGGAGCAGGAAATCTCCGAGCTGACAAAGAGAGGTGctgaggtggagcagctctcacGCACCCCGGACCACCCTGACTTCCTGCAAAACTTCTCATCCCTGAATGCTATTCCACCCACCAAGAACTGGACAGAAGTCAGCGTCACTCCGGCATCATATGGGGGAAGTGTGGGGGCCGCTGTGAATCAACTGGTGGAAACACTCagtaaagagaaggagaaattGATCGCCAAATTCAAACTGAGAAGGGTCCAGCAGTTTGCTAAGGATGTGACTTTGGATCCTGATACAGCAAACGCCAATCTCATATTGTCTGACGATGGGAAAAAAGTTTACTGTGGTGACGCAATACAAAACCTCCCAGACAACCCAGAAATATTTAATCGTGCTATAAATGTATTAGGAAAGGAGAGTTTCTCTTCAGGGAGGTTTTACTACGAGGTTCAGGTTAAAGGAAAGACTTCCTGGGATTTAGGAGTCGTCAAAGAGACGGTCAACAGGAAGGGGTCCATCTCAGCAAGCCCCGACAATGGCTACTGGACTATATGTTTAAGGAAAGGAAATCAGTACAACGCTCATGCTGTCAATCTCACTGTAAAAAATCAGCCAGAGAAGGTGGGCGTGTTTGTGGATTATGATAAGGGTTTAGTGTGCTTCTATGACGTAGACTCTGAAGACCTTATCCACCGCTTTACTGACTGTTccttcactgagaaactctaCCCATTCTTTAGTCCCGGTAGACATTTCGATGGAAAAAACGCCACCCCTCTGATCATCTCTCCTGTCAATTACAACGATTAG
- the LOC129112302 gene encoding pyrin-like isoform X1, with protein MMAAHDLWKTLEDLSEEQFKQFKWFLKQDDIPKGFSAIAVARLEGADRQDTVDLMVQKYPRTGALERTMSILEEISRNDLKQRLFNTLNSRRKELKNHDSAPLNCEYGRMKSKLEKTEDEIKLMIQERQKKILEINSSEEFNSKSADRHIADSEQVYAVMQQSVIDSLAHLNLAIKEKRETTKKQAKGFIQELEQEISELTKRGAEVEQLSRTPDHPDFLQNFSSLNAIPPTKNWTEVSVTPASYGGSVGAAVNQLVETLSKEKEKLIAKFKLRRVQQFAKDVTLDPDTANANLILSDDGKKVYCGDAIQNLPDNPEIFNRAINVLGKESFSSGRFYYEVQVKGKTSWDLGVVKETVNRKGSISASPDNGYWTICLRKGNQYNAHAVNLTVKNQPEKVGVFVDYDKGLVCFYDVDSEDLIHCFTDCSFTEKLYPFFSPGRHFDGKNATPLIISPVNYND; from the exons ATGATGGCAGCTCATGACCTTTGGAAAACTCTGGAGGACCTTTCAGAAGAGCAGTTCAAGCAGTTCAAGTGGTTCCTGAAGCAAGATGACATCCCTAAAGGTTTCTCAGCCATCGCCGTGGCCCGGCTGGAgggggcagacagacaggacacgGTGGATCTGATGGTGCAAAAATACCCCCGCACTGGAGCTCTGGAGAGAACCATGAGCATTTTAGAGGAGATCAGCAGGAATGATCTGAAGCAGCGTTTGTTCAACACTCTTAACTCAAGACGAAAAG AACTCAAGAACCATGACTCTGCTCCTCTCAATTGTGAATATGGAAGAATGAAGTCCAAGCTTGAGAAGACAGAGGATGAAATCAAGCTGATGATccaggagagacagaagaaaatcTTGGAAATCAACAGCTCAGAAGAGTTCAACAGTAaatctgcagacagacacatcGCAGACAGTGAGCAGGTCTATGCTGTTATGCAGCAGTCTGTCATAGACAGTCTGGCTCATCTCAATTTGGCAATTAAAGAAAAGCGGGAAACGACAAAGAAACAGGCCAAAGGATTCATCCAAGAGCTGGAGCAGGAAATCTCCGAGCTGACAAAGAGAGGTGctgaggtggagcagctctcacGCACCCCGGACCACCCTGACTTCCTGCAAAACTTCTCATCCCTGAATGCTATTCCACCCACCAAGAACTGGACAGAAGTCAGCGTCACTCCGGCATCATATGGGGGAAGTGTGGGGGCCGCTGTGAATCAACTGGTGGAAACACTCagtaaagagaaggagaaattGATCGCCAAATTCAAACTGAGAAGGGTCCAGCAGTTTGCTAAGGATGTGACTTTGGATCCTGATACAGCAAACGCCAATCTCATATTGTCTGACGATGGGAAAAAAGTTTACTGTGGTGACGCAATACAAAACCTCCCAGACAACCCAGAAATATTTAATCGTGCTATAAATGTATTAGGAAAGGAGAGTTTCTCTTCAGGGAGGTTTTACTACGAGGTTCAGGTTAAAGGAAAGACTTCCTGGGATTTAGGAGTCGTCAAAGAGACGGTCAACAGGAAGGGGTCCATCTCAGCAAGCCCCGACAATGGCTACTGGACTATATGTTTAAGGAAAGGAAATCAGTACAACGCTCATGCTGTCAATCTCACTGTAAAAAATCAGCCAGAGAAGGTGGGCGTGTTTGTGGATTATGATAAGGGTTTAGTGTGCTTCTATGACGTAGACTCTGAAGACCTTATCCACTGCTTTACTGACTGTTccttcactgagaaactctaCCCATTCTTTAGTCCCGGTAGACATTTCGATGGAAAAAACGCCACCCCTCTGATCATCTCTCCTGTCAATTACAACGATTAG